A segment of the Corylus avellana chromosome ca2, CavTom2PMs-1.0 genome:
aaCAAGTATTGAGTATTCTGTCTTCATAATAAGAAAACTTGAAATAATGGAGGAGTTTAATAACAAAGATAATGCATATATGCATGAATCAAGGCCGGCTGGACCATTAGGTGAGTGAGGCGCACGCCTAGAGCCCCCGGataaataaggcccaaaaaaattttgtttttttttacccaaaaaatttttttaataataatttttttttttttttttttgtaatttaaggccctttttttttaattaggcctaaattttttttcttcataaaaNNNNNNNNNNNNNNNNNNNNNNNNNNNNNNNNNNNNNNNNNNNNNNNNNNNNNNNNNNNNNNNNNNNNNNNNNNNNNNNNNNNNNNNNNNNNNNNNNNNNaaaaaaaaaaaaaattcagttgtAATTATCGGTTCGTTGGCAAGTGAATAAAATAagtattatttttgaaatgtgtgtatattttttttttttgactgaaTTCCTGATTACACGGTGCTGGGCAAACAGAGCCATATTTCCCCTCCAATACTAAGAGACCGTTAGGTAAGAGCTGATGTCACACAGTACGACTTTAAACGACAGAAGTTGAACTCAAATCTCAACAAAGTGagatttaataattgatatggGGCGTACATAGGTTGTTGGAATTGGTCTGAATCGTTGGTATATAAGGCTGTGTTTGGGGAAGGGCTGGACCCATGGACCCAAGGACCCAAAGTctcaaaaaaaatcttcttttcaaaattaattcaaacattcttgctttttatatcatatcaatcactttttattattattcaaataaaaaattcactacaaaataaatttttttactttttcatacaaaacatttttactttttttttttcacatcaatcaaatctataCCAACTCACTCCATTTCTCAAGCCCCTTCCCAAACACAGCCTAAAAGAATCTagttaactttttttcttttttctttttctttcgtATGATATTCGAActttatttttagaaattatattattttaattgtggCACGCACTCCAAGATAAAAATTATCACTCTGCCACTGTCCTTGCCCTTACTTttagagaaagggaaaaaaaataaaaaacggaAACATTCAGTCTCGTTTGGAACCTTGTTTATCTTCTATATGAGAAATGAGAATACTTAGTACATAGTTTGGATCACAGCCCAAATTCGAACTTTTATTCTTAAACAAAAATGCTAGGTGTAcaattattttagaaattttttataactTGTTAATACgtgttaaaatatgattagAGGGTGTTAAACATTTTTTAGTAACTAACGTAGATCCAATCATACAAACATATGTTAAATAATTGTAAAAGAGTTATAGGTGTATATAGCATTTATCTTTCTCAAATTCAAGATCATGAGGGAGTAGAATTGTTACCACAATattgttggaattttttttttttttttttttaaaaggaataaGTAAtgaattaacccaaaaaaactaacagaatAATGAGTCCAACAACATCGATCATTTTATAGAAGCATACCTATCTCTTCGACAAGATTGTAAAACtaggaaataaaacaaaacataacaatcggtgttaaatatattggtgAATATATTGTAATTAAAGGAAGAATGTGAGAGAGAGCGGAAATATATAggactacatctcttctataTTGATAATATTATGATTATTACATAGGcctttatatatagagaggctaAGAGTGATAAGCAAAAAACCTTAAACTAAACcttaaaacatattataagGCAACATaataaactagaacaatataaaatattctaagaATCGGAATTAAAGATAACAAACAACTTGGAGGATGAGGATGATCTCTCAAATGTCAGTTGGTGCTTAGTATGGCTGTTGCATGCTCCTGCACCACTTTCCAAGCCATGATCACGTGCCGTTCCTCTACCAGAGAGGCGCCGACGGCGAACCGTATGGCGTAGACCTTTCCAACCACGGCATGGGTCATGAAAACGCGGCCTGACATGTTAATGGACTCCAATAACTTCTGGTTCACCTCATTTGagcttccttcttcttcttctacaacCTTATGACCATTTTCAACGTGACCGTTTTGGTGTGCTTGCTTTAGCTGACGCATACCCATTGCTTTTTgcaaaaccctaaaacaaaCCATAGCAAAATTTCTAGGCACCACAATTTCAAACCTCTTGTCCATTGCTACAAGCCCTTCAAAAAGCTTGGCCATTTCAACATGGCTTCTCAAGAAGTTCTTAAGGTTAGCCACGCCATAGCTTCTAAGCACAAACCACAGCTTCAAGGCTCGAAACTTCCGGCTTAGGGTTATCTGCCAGTCTTTGTAATCCACCACTTGCCTTGACTCGGTGGCTTTATTCCTCAAAAACTCGGGGTTCGTCGAGAGTGATTTTATCAAGGCACTCGGATCTTTCACCCAAAGGCAGCAGCAATCTAAAGTGGTTAAGAACCATTTATGAGCATTGAGACTAAATGAGTTCGCACCCTCAACGCCGTCCATGAAATGCCGGAACTCAGGGCAAATGCACGCACTTCCGGCATAAGCAGCATCGACGTGCACCCACATGCCATAATCTTTTGCCACGTGGCATAACGCGCCCAGTGGATCAACGGCAGTTGTTGAAGTAGTCCCCACAGTGGCACATAGAAACAACGGGACTAAACCTTCTTCTATGTCTTTGCAAATTTCGGATTTCAGTGAGTCTGGTGACAGTGCAAATGATGTCGACTTTGTTGTCTTGACAGCTCTGAAATTTTTCGGGTGGATTCCGGCTATTCTTGCTGCCTTTTGGAGTGCACTATGCGTTTGGTCGGACCCATAAACCACCAACCTTCTCAAGTTGTCTCTCCCGATTTTGCTTAGCATTTGATCCCTGGCAGCGACGAGTGTGCACAAAATGGCTTCACAAGTGGTCCCTTGTAGCACACCCCCGCCATTGCCAGAGAAAAGGAAGGATTTGGGCAGCCTGAGCATCTCTCCAAGCCAATCCACGACTATTGTCTCAAGCTCAGTGGCGGCCGGAGAAGCAATCCAGTTGAATCCGACCACATTAAATCCGGCACTAAGAATCTCGCCTAGAAACCCTGCTGTGCTACCACTGCTTGGAAAGTAGGCGAAGAAGTTAGGGCTTTGCCAATGTGTTATACCAGGAACTATATGCTCCTGCACGTCCTTCAGAATGGTTTCGATGGGCTCTGGATTACATGGAGCGGATTCTGGCAAGCGTTGCCGGAGATATCCTGGTTCCACTTGGCTTTGAACAGGGTATTTCTCAACATTCAGATAATAATCAGCAATGAAGTCTATCAACATGTGGCCTTGCCGCCTGAACTCCTCAGGGTCTAGTGGATTGTTGTTAAAGGTAGAAGTGTGGTTGCGTTCATTGCCAAAATTGAGGCTAGCCATTTTTGGTAAAGAAAGGTTCAGCTGGTTGTTGAGATAAAATGAAGCGAATGAAGAGATTATATAGAGGCTTTAGAGCACTCACCGGCTCAACAAGATAGCTAAAAACTAACTATTTTGTCTAGTTttgtagtaaaaaaatattttatatctcGCTTAATAAAATCGTTAAAGATTTGCTGAAGCTACCATGGTATTCAGCAAATTTGACGAGCATGGTAGCTCAACAAATTCTTAAGGTAATATATTCTTCGTTATATATTTGTGTTCtctcttttcttaattttgggAATAGGGCAAgtagataaatatatatatatatatatatatatatatatattttaaatgaaaaaatgaaagtgaataACTAAAATGTTGAGCCGGATATagatactttaaaaataaatatgttttttaactaaattttagTTAAACATTCGTTGAGCCGAATGTGAATCTCTAATTAGGGGCGGAACTACCCTATAGCCAAACCCCCCAAGCTATAAGGTGGTCCTAGCCCAAAACCAAAGTTACCTTTTttcattgtcatttcttgttaagggtgcgtttgggagtgcgtttttaaaaaactaatctgcgattttaaaccaaatcgcaactttagggtgtttgggattgcaattttaaaaacacaaattttaaaatcgcaaaaaaatatacgattttcataagctgattagagggtgcttatttgaaaaaatgcgaatttaaaacaaaatcacgatttctattaaaaagatatttggcgcaatagttaccttttttagaacgggaatgaaaaaaataccaagaatacccacctaaaatatattaaaacccttattttctctttctttttttcttcatcctctctgtcttgttcatccttatttataatttggtcatgaaaccgcaattatatgctaatgttatccaaacactcaattgataaaaaatgtactttttagtatgttttaccaaacgcatgtgtgattttaaaaagtagcgattttaaaaacgcaatttttaaaatcgcacttattgaaatagcacttattgaaatcgcactcccaaacgggccctaaacAGAGAGATGTGGACCTCTCCAACATTGTAATTAATGaacttttaataagacttgaaaaatgttaaacatgcaatatatatattatgttctTTACAATGCATCCCTCGTTCCTCGTGCAAgcctcccaatttattttaatcacatgaatctttttaacgtatgcaatttgtatgaaaaggagtgaagtaccttaaaactcaaattatagATTAAACTTAAGCCGCCATGTGATTAAATGTCGGACAAGgagttctaagaaataataataaagtatgtCACTTGTGCGACTTGTATTTGCATTTAaattatagagctcaaatttattaatattacgCAGCTCAAAGGCGGAACTACCCTATAGCCAAGCCCCCAAGCTATAAGGTAGTCCTTGTCCAAAATCAAAGTTGCTTTTATTTGTTGTCATATCTTGTTAGGTAGAGAGATATAGACCTCTTCCTATGTTAAATTGCACTATTGGAAGCTAAGTTTATAGcaccaatattgtaattaatggttttttaataagacttgaaaaatgttaaaaatacaaaagaaaaaaaattattttgttctttataaCGCGTCCCTCCTTCCTATTGCAAGCCTAgctcccaatttattttactCAGATAAATCTTTCTAGCAtatgcaatttgtatgaaaagGAGAGAAgtaccttaaaactcaaattGTGGATTAAACTTAAACCACTGTGTGCTGAAATGTCGGACAAGgagttctaagaaataataataaagtatgtcacttgtgcaacctgtatttgtatttaataattatagagctcaaatttattaaagtTACGCaactcaaatttattaattatagtttgaattaaaaacatggcacaagtgcaacctttatttttatttaataattatcttttgataatGCTACCATGCAATGTGCCATTAACTAGGGGCGGAACTACCCTATTGCCAAGCCCCCAGCTATAAGGTGGTCCTTGCCCAACACCAAAGTCTCctttatttattgtcatttcttgttaaGTACAGAGATATGGACTTCTTCCTTTGATAAATTGCACGATTGGAAGCTAAGTTTATAGCACTAATATTGTATTTAATGACCTTTTAATAAGACTTAAATAATATtagaattacaaaaaaaaaattattatgttcttTATAACATGTCCCATGTCCTCTTGCAACCCTCcctatttattttaatcacatgaatCTTTTTAGCATATGCAATTTGTATAAAATGGAGTGAAGTACTTTAACACTCGAATTATGGATTAAACGTAAACAACCATGTGATGATAGTTCGGACAAGCagttctaagaaataataagaaagtatgTCACTTATGCAACTTgtgtttgtatttaataattatggagctcaaatttattaattatggtttgaattaaaaacatggcacaAGTTCAatctgtatttttatttaataattatcttttgatcatgCTACCACGCAATGTTCTTTTAACTATGGGCGGAACTACCCTATAGCCAAGCCCTCCAAGCTATAAGGTGGTCTTCACCCGAAACCTAAGTTGcctttattcattgtcatttcttgttaaGTAGAGAGATATATACCTCtcaaatattgtaattaatgaccTTTTAATAAGACTTATAAAGTTagagatacaaaaaaaaaaaaaaaaaggctaaataTGTTCTTTACAACGTTTCCCTTGTTCCTCTTGCAAGtctcccaatttattttaatcacatgaatctttttaatgtatgcaatttgtatgaaaatgtGTGATgtaccttaaaactcaaattatggattaaacTTAAACTACCGTGTGATTACATGTCAAACAAGgagttctaagaaataataagaaagtatgTCACTTTTGCAACCTGTActtgtatttaataattttagagctccaatttattaattatagtttgaattaagaACATGACACAAGTTCaacctgtatttttatttaatagttaACTTTTGATCATGCTTCCACGCAATGTCCTATTAACTATGGGCAGAACTACCTTATAGCCAAGCCCCCCAAGTTATAAGGTGGTCCTTTCCCAAAATCAAAGTTGTctttattcattgtcatttcttgtAAGGCAGAAAGATATGAACCTCTTCCTATGTTAAATTGCACTATTGGAAGCTAAGTTTATAGTACAAATATTGTACTTAATggccttttaataagacttgaaaatgttagaaatacacacacaaaaaaaaaataaaataaaaaaactaattatgtTCTTTACAACATTACCCTCGTTCCTCGTGCCAGCATcccaatttatttaatatatatatatatatatatatatatatatatatatatatatatatattaaatgaaaaaatgaaagtgaataACTAAAATGTTGAGCCGGATATAgatactttcaaaaaaaaaatgttttttaactaaattttagttaaatattcgTTGAGCCGAATGTGAATCTCTAATGCCTTgcttggaggaaaaaaaatggtaatttttcgCTCGATACTTGATTCTCACAATAATTCGGTTTTAATCATGATCATGTGGGAGGGGAACATGAGTACAATTTGGTCTTAATGCAGTTTCtcaaaaattagttatataattttAGAACTTGTAAGTGCCCAAATAAATGGGTTCAAAATTTATAAACATATTAGTTGATGGGTTGGGGTTTGAATTTCTTTGTGATGGCCGAGGGGTTATTTGTACCTTGTAGTGTAGGAGCTCTACGTTGTTGTTCTTGATTTTGGGTTATTTATGTAATTAAGTGTTGCTTGGCTAGGATTTGGCTGAGTTATTTATgtatgttttaaatgtttatagacacttgacactattttaaatgggttggaggatattttttTCAGActgatttgaaggaaatttatgtccataaaaaattagaataaaatgacaattttctAATCATTCACTTGGTGACAAATCAAAAATGGCCAATTTTTAACTTGAATGTAATTAGATTTCaaccaaatttcttaaaatactaTTACTTAGTAtaagaaaaaatctttttttttttcttttttttcctgataTAGGCAAAAATAGAAAACCATTTCTATTCGCTGTCTCCCATGGGCGACTAGTGACAACGGTGGATGGTGGCCGGGGACCACGGAGAGCTTTCAAAGACAACACCAAACGTGGCCGGTGACAACGGACGACCACCAAAGATGGTGGCCAGTGATGCTAGATATTTTCTTTCGAAAAATGCTAAGTGCTCTTCTGGTATTCTTCTTATATCTTCTTTgttcaaaatgaaaattattttataaaaataaaataagaaaaataagagcaactttttttttattttttataaaataatttctacaTAGCATTAGAaggccataaaaaaaaaaaaaaaaaaaaaaaaaaaaaaacactaaaaaggCACCACCATTACCCCTTTCCTAAAATggaaaataagaataattattgCGACATACCCCGCAGCAAAGTACTGTGCATAGTACTTCTTGATGAGAATGGAGAAAGGACTGGCACGTGGCATGTGCTGGTTTGATTGCATGTGTCGGTGGCTTCGGATGGCTGGTACTGTCCAATATTTGTGTGGCATTGAGCTAAGATGGTGAACAGAAAAGACAGGTACAGGCTCCTTTCGTGACATGTCGTACTACTTAAGATCAACGAACCAAAGTGGTTCTCCACCTTCCCTTCAATCAAATCAACTGCTAGGGCCGGCTCATCATATCTAAATACACTTTACAATCtttatttatcttctttataatattaaaatattattttttaacaaagtacaaatttttttactaactctcacattttttacaaaatttcaatataatctctaatgaaaaataaaaattggagaaaaagataaatatttatcttaaaataatgtataaaaaagcaaaaaataagtttttgttattttttttagatttttcatatATACAAGGAAGGTTATGAGCTATATATTGAGTTGCCAATAAGGGTATGAGctacaaaaatttcttccaccAAAGATGGTTGCCAATAATGCTAGATATTGGCGGTAATTAGAgccttaaatattattttatggaataaatcttcattaatatttattaattgcgatttcaaaaaatgcgattttaaaataataattttaaaacgtgatttttaaaagcGCAATTAATTAAGCGTTTGGCGAAATTgcaatttagcctttaaaaattACAGTTTAGCCTTTCAAATTCTGGGTTTTCATAAAAGCATCTCCTtatgtgtgatttgaaaacacatattttctgctttttcaaatcacaatttttttaaaaacataactccaaacaattcattttctatgatttgttttcaaatcacattttttatctAATCACGATACCAAACACACTTTTAATCCTTACACAGTCGCCTAATCTGCCTAAGGCAGCTCCCGCCGGCCCTTAAAAGCCAACTAACAAAGTTAGAAAGAGAcgtatataaaagagaaagtgaCCTAAACAAAGTATCTTCTGCTCATGATTAATATCATCCATGCAAATTAATTTGTACTATCATCTTCCACCCATAGGTTGGGATTAtaattcttcatcttcaatattCATTGAAGCCTGTGGTAACTAGTGCTGCTGCAGGACAACATCTGAGAAAGAAATGACAGCTCCTGCGTCTTTATTGCACTAGGAGTAGTCAGTGGGTTGTTTTGTTTCGTAGGTTTTATTGTGTGGTCGAGTAACAATCCCTCCCGTGTCAACTTCTAGCTTTTTTACAACTTTCTAATATATGTGTTTGTAGGTGATTGAAAGTTTGAAATCATGTTATCTTCCAATCACTTACAGACACGTATAAAAATAAGTGTaaatctagcatttttctttaattatgaATAAATGTGTGAATTTGTGCTGAGATGCAAACtactaacctttttttttttttttttgggatacgTCCACACATGacgggggagggagattcgaactagtgattcccgcttcattaggcgtggtcctagccgattgagctaccttttgggAACTGCAAACTACTGACTTTACTCATATGTGGAGCCCTTATACATGGGGCTGTAAACGAACAAAGTTATCTTTGAGCTCATTTAGGTGGGTTCAGCTTAATAAAGCTCGGTTCGTGCAACTTGGTTATTAAATGAGTCGTTCGTGAACATGAAATTATactcgattattaaacgatATATACTCGTATAAAATCTAGCTCACTTGTTTAAAGTTCGTGAGTATACTCGTATAAGAACTCGACTCGCTTATTAGTGcgactcgtatatatatatatatatatatatatatatatatagcataaatGCTAAATATCTTATAGTTAAAACACTAAGAATGTAGTTGTATAATTATTTATCATTAACAAGTGTATTGTGTGTATTAAACTTAGTTAACTAACTAGTTAAGTGGTATAGATATATATAGAGAGTTAATTggttaatataaataaaagttAGATAATTaaccatgtatatataattaacttttatttttttatcaaagtcaATTTCATATATTAACCATGtatattaaacttttttttttttgctattttttagagtaaactcttttttattttccttcgtATTTGTTTGCTTACAACTTACAAGTGTCTCACACCAATAATAGCAAACACACAACCATCACAAGAATAATTAGCTTGTCCGGTTGTCCCACATGGGGAAAGCAAAAAGAATTCTTCACCCaagtaatatataaaaataggGGTTAAAAAGCGGGTGGTTATTAACCGCTCACTACCCGCTTTTGAAGGTGGTTAAGAAAAATCGCTAACCACATAGACAGGTTAGcaattttaggttttgaaaaaatcgTTAACCATTCACCACTAACCACccttatatatctatatatctatatatatatatatatatatatatgaaacaacatcgtttttgtgtttaaatacatataaaaatttagagatgatgtcatatgtagtacggtattatcatattaccataaaaacgacgcggttttgatttttttttcaaaaaaaaatatatatatattactttataattttttataggaAACTTCATTAGAGCTCGAACTTCCACCGTTTAAAAGTaccataaacttcaaaatttaaatttagtttcatagcgaactttcaatttatacTCAATTTAGAGGAAGTGAGACAATAGCGTTATACGATGTTTTAAAATTTCCACATTTAcccttttcaaattaaaaataaataaataaataaatatatatatatatatattcggcGGGACCTGTAGTCCAGCGGCCCGAGAAGACCAATAGAACTGGCCATGAGGTCTGGCCGGTGAACCAGTGGCTGTTGGAGTCGGCGGCGAGGAGACCGCGATGGAGTGCTGGAGACCCACCGTGGGTCACGGCAGAccaacagcaaaaaaaaaaaagagagagagaagaaaagtagGTGTATTTCAGTCTTTTTAGGGTTTACCATTAAAAGTTAACGATTAAATCTGACGAAGTGgtctaaattgagagcaattgaaagtttcggagactaaattaagagattttgaagtttatgagaGGCATTTCAAAATAGATAGAAGTTTGGGAGCcttcagtgaagttttcccatttttttaacCACTTAGGTCCAAGGCCGACTAGACCACTAGGCGAGTGAGGcgctcgcctagggcccccggattaataaggcccaaaaaaaaaaattaataattttttttttttgtaatttaaggcccattttcctttttaattaggcctaaaattttttttcataaaaacttaaggcctctaatcatgataagtaaataatttaaaaaatgcctcaatttaataaggccccaatataataagcccatggtaaaataaaaccaattaaCCCAGAAAAGCAAATATCCTTATACTTATAAAGAGCCTATCTACCTATGCATcagaaattatttgatattgaaagaTCATTTTAACCCTACCTAACCACCcactttctttcatttctttttctttctttcttttcttctccactGACAACCGCCTCCcatcttatcttcttttttctctttccttacTTTCACTCAAAACAGAACGTGATAAagagagatgaagagagagagaaagagagagagagagagagagaggctaggcgagagagagaaacatatgTATCAATaaggtaaggattcataaacaaaattttttttaaaaaaaagtatatatatattgtaatgtttatttttgtgcttgatttttcttgtgggttttgcgtgagtttttgtcaattcttttagtgggttttgtttgaaacagatgTGTATCAAAGAATCAAGTGAGGAAGTTACTGccatagtatatatatattgataattttgtatggtgggttttttttttttttagttagtttGCTTTTGTGTGCTTCAGTTTTGGAACATGTGGTTAACAGTGATTTGGTGCGGTTCTTGGAttgattcatttaaaaaaaaaaatgatttatttattgttgtgtttatttttgtaaggattaataaaaatgataactttaaatataataataatattaaaataaatattatttaattaatatataaatattaaaaaaaaaaaaaaaaaaggccccaTTTAAAAGTTTCACCTAAGTCCCCAGAAAACATGAGCCAGCCCTGGTTAGGCGATTACAGTTAGCGATTTtaagttttagccaataactatTAATCGTAACCACATTTTTACCCCTATATAAAAAGGATGCAATGCAAGCCtctcttatatattaattacaatGTTGCCCTCAACTTGTTAGTTGGGAGGTAAAAAGCTTTtacaaatattattaaattcaatttgTCTCATCCGGGAAGATGATCTGTTTaagttaaaagattttttttaaaataataataataataaagtttgCATTAGCTAAGCGAGCCGAGTTTCGAGTATTTGGCTTGCCTAGTAGGCGAGTCCGAGCTCGCACAAAGAATTTTTCTTGGTGAGCCAAGCCgagctcaaattttaaaactcaacATGAACTCGAGCTCGTAAAAATcttaaatgagccgagcttgggcaGGCACAACTCGCCTAAGCTCAGCTCATTtacatctttatatatatgttatag
Coding sequences within it:
- the LOC132171402 gene encoding tyrosine decarboxylase 1-like gives rise to the protein MASLNFGNERNHTSTFNNNPLDPEEFRRQGHMLIDFIADYYLNVEKYPVQSQVEPGYLRQRLPESAPCNPEPIETILKDVQEHIVPGITHWQSPNFFAYFPSSGSTAGFLGEILSAGFNVVGFNWIASPAATELETIVVDWLGEMLRLPKSFLFSGNGGGVLQGTTCEAILCTLVAARDQMLSKIGRDNLRRLVVYGSDQTHSALQKAARIAGIHPKNFRAVKTTKSTSFALSPDSLKSEICKDIEEGLVPLFLCATVGTTSTTAVDPLGALCHVAKDYGMWVHVDAAYAGSACICPEFRHFMDGVEGANSFSLNAHKWFLTTLDCCCLWVKDPSALIKSLSTNPEFLRNKATESRQVVDYKDWQITLSRKFRALKLWFVLRSYGVANLKNFLRSHVEMAKLFEGLVAMDKRFEIVVPRNFAMVCFRVLQKAMGMRQLKQAHQNGHVENGHKVVEEEEGSSNEVNQKLLESINMSGRVFMTHAVVGKVYAIRFAVGASLVEERHVIMAWKVVQEHATAILSTN